One genomic segment of Kordiimonas sp. SCSIO 12603 includes these proteins:
- a CDS encoding sigma-54 dependent transcriptional regulator, giving the protein MTTLESKILLIEDVLSMALLYEKQLNLAGLGVKSVETLAAAREAIKEENYDLLLLDLNLPDGDGLSFLEEIQGTPNETPAIVITADSSLNNAVHAMKLGALDYLVKPFSESRLITTVNNTLERVMLREQIDTLRQTHQSGSFHDFIGSSSSMQRVYRTIENVAASKATVFITGASGTGKELCAEAIHKAGPRAKKPFIPVNCAAIPHDLLESELFGHLKGSFTGAISNREGAARAAEGGTLFLDEMCELDLTLQKKLLRFLQTSMVHPVGASQPEHVDVRVICATNRNPIEEVRAGRFREDLYFRLNVVPIALPPLNARGQDVIEIASSFLAKFSEEEGKQFQGFDAGAQALLMSYNWPGNVRELQNTIRNMAVLHDGEVITQEMFPPLEGELGSLSPISQEIPNSIPVQQPSQAISLEGNSLATLAELEKKIIEDRIEAFSGSIPKAADSLGVSPSTIYRKKEDWLKKEAV; this is encoded by the coding sequence ATGACGACCCTCGAAAGCAAGATATTACTTATCGAAGATGTTCTCTCTATGGCTCTTCTCTATGAAAAGCAGCTCAATTTGGCTGGCTTAGGCGTAAAGAGCGTTGAAACACTTGCTGCCGCCAGAGAAGCGATCAAAGAAGAAAACTATGATCTACTGCTTCTTGATCTCAACCTTCCAGACGGTGACGGGCTTAGTTTTCTTGAAGAAATTCAGGGAACGCCGAACGAAACGCCTGCAATTGTCATCACAGCGGATTCCTCGCTGAATAATGCGGTGCATGCAATGAAGCTAGGCGCGCTTGATTATCTGGTAAAACCCTTCAGCGAAAGCCGTTTGATCACAACAGTGAACAACACGCTTGAAAGGGTAATGCTCCGGGAGCAAATTGATACACTTCGCCAAACACATCAAAGCGGCTCATTCCACGATTTCATTGGCTCCTCCAGCTCCATGCAGCGTGTTTACAGAACCATTGAAAACGTGGCTGCATCGAAGGCGACAGTATTTATCACAGGTGCGTCGGGCACAGGTAAAGAACTGTGCGCGGAGGCCATTCACAAAGCTGGACCTCGCGCGAAAAAGCCTTTTATTCCTGTAAATTGCGCTGCTATTCCCCATGATCTTTTGGAATCAGAACTATTTGGTCATCTGAAAGGATCCTTCACCGGGGCGATTTCAAACCGTGAAGGTGCGGCAAGAGCCGCAGAAGGTGGTACTCTGTTTCTGGATGAAATGTGTGAGCTTGATTTAACCTTGCAGAAAAAGCTTCTGCGCTTTCTTCAAACCAGCATGGTTCACCCTGTTGGTGCTTCTCAGCCTGAACATGTAGATGTGCGGGTAATTTGCGCCACCAACCGAAATCCGATTGAAGAAGTGCGTGCCGGCAGGTTCAGAGAAGACCTATATTTCCGCCTTAATGTTGTACCGATTGCGTTGCCTCCACTAAACGCACGTGGTCAGGATGTGATTGAAATTGCTTCCAGTTTTCTGGCTAAGTTTTCAGAAGAAGAAGGTAAACAATTCCAAGGGTTTGATGCAGGTGCACAAGCACTACTTATGTCATACAACTGGCCTGGAAATGTTAGGGAGCTACAGAATACAATCCGCAACATGGCCGTGCTTCACGATGGTGAAGTGATTACTCAGGAAATGTTCCCACCGCTTGAAGGAGAGCTTGGTTCACTATCTCCGATTTCTCAGGAAATTCCGAACAGCATTCCTGTGCAGCAACCTTCTCAGGCAATTAGCCTGGAAGGCAATTCGCTGGCAACACTGGCGGAGCTCGAAAAGAAAATCATCGAAGACCGAATTGAAGCTTTTAGCGGCAGTATCCCGAAAGCCGCAGATTCACTTGGTGTAAGCCCTTCCACGATCTACCGTAAAAAAGAAGACTGGCTGAAAAAAGAAGCTGTCTAA
- a CDS encoding response regulator, which yields MNSLPKNIDKLRYEREKQARIEAEKLLEAKSLELYKLNESLSRSNEGHQRRLHILNEFAIAVTELKTVDELGWYVAKEVVGKLGFTDCVFYLFNEGTQRLIQTAAIAEKNPQGHEILNPLEIPLGQGITGNVALSGEAEIISDVTNDPRYVPDVMPGGSEICVPMIHGDRLLGVIDCEHPDRHHFNENDLEILGTVASYAAAKIAERQAQQEVETRANELEEKVKQLTSLKEELETAKDKAEEHSALKSRFVAAISHEIRTPLSGILGSLDLLGDEDLPSRSSALVDMAKTSGQTLHTLLNDVIDFARTEAGTLKLEPSVFSVRELIGSIQYFWHPHMEAKNCTLDICIDDEVKGAYWGDPARIRQIINNYISNALKYSETEKLVLAVTCANSSSEDSNQLRFQLQDFGIGLSLEDQAIIFEEFSQTRTQSRSNVEGAGLGLAICRQLARLMAGEVGVESQLGNGATFWLAADFKVATAAESQPQTEERILTNFKERLNRRARVLVAEDVPTNQIIVRTELERFGCRVTIANNGIEAVEAARRHSYDIIFMDIAMPSMDGIEATKRIIQMLGKETAPPIYALTAHGMDEDRQDFQSAGMVDLVTKPFNRKQLYYAIENALDLSGDTAEPITENLDQENAIPFFEQERLGSLLETLDEESCGLLIDQSLKDLSKILDGMREGLQNHDPDHVAKMAHQLKSVSGTFGLPRIQHLSEQAQVHWKNELVTETLNTGRTICETLPKGLQMIEDTGKLYR from the coding sequence ATGAACAGCTTGCCAAAAAATATCGATAAACTTCGTTACGAACGTGAAAAACAAGCTCGTATAGAGGCTGAAAAGTTGCTTGAGGCAAAAAGCCTTGAGCTCTACAAACTGAATGAAAGCTTGTCGCGAAGTAATGAAGGACACCAGCGGCGGCTTCATATTTTAAATGAATTTGCCATTGCGGTTACCGAACTTAAAACCGTTGATGAGCTTGGCTGGTATGTGGCTAAAGAAGTTGTTGGTAAATTGGGTTTCACCGATTGTGTATTCTATCTGTTTAATGAAGGTACTCAGCGCCTTATCCAAACCGCTGCGATTGCGGAGAAAAACCCTCAAGGGCACGAGATACTCAATCCTCTGGAAATTCCATTAGGGCAAGGTATTACAGGGAATGTTGCTCTCTCCGGTGAAGCGGAAATTATCAGCGATGTAACAAACGACCCTCGATACGTGCCAGATGTAATGCCTGGCGGTTCTGAAATTTGTGTACCGATGATCCACGGTGACCGCCTTCTTGGTGTGATTGATTGCGAACACCCAGACAGACACCATTTCAATGAGAATGATTTAGAAATTTTAGGAACAGTGGCATCATATGCTGCGGCTAAAATCGCCGAACGTCAGGCCCAGCAAGAAGTGGAAACAAGAGCAAATGAGCTGGAAGAAAAGGTAAAACAGCTCACCTCCCTAAAAGAAGAACTAGAGACCGCAAAAGATAAAGCAGAAGAACATAGCGCCCTTAAATCCAGGTTTGTTGCGGCAATCAGCCACGAAATTCGTACGCCTCTAAGCGGAATATTAGGCAGCCTTGACCTGCTTGGAGATGAAGACCTGCCTAGTAGATCATCAGCTCTTGTGGATATGGCCAAAACCAGCGGCCAAACCCTTCACACACTTCTAAATGATGTTATTGATTTTGCTCGTACAGAAGCCGGCACATTGAAGCTTGAACCATCTGTATTTTCCGTGCGCGAATTGATTGGTTCCATCCAATATTTTTGGCACCCGCATATGGAAGCAAAAAATTGTACATTGGATATCTGTATCGATGATGAGGTTAAGGGTGCTTATTGGGGTGACCCCGCCAGAATACGGCAAATTATCAACAATTATATTTCAAACGCATTGAAATATTCGGAAACTGAAAAACTAGTACTCGCAGTAACATGCGCAAATTCATCGTCTGAAGACAGCAATCAATTAAGGTTTCAACTTCAGGATTTTGGTATCGGCCTTAGCCTTGAGGACCAAGCTATTATCTTTGAAGAATTTTCACAAACACGTACACAAAGCAGATCAAACGTTGAAGGTGCAGGTCTTGGCCTGGCTATTTGCAGGCAGCTGGCACGCCTTATGGCTGGTGAAGTGGGTGTAGAGAGCCAATTGGGCAACGGAGCAACCTTCTGGTTAGCTGCGGACTTTAAAGTGGCCACCGCCGCTGAGAGCCAACCTCAAACCGAAGAACGCATTCTTACAAACTTCAAAGAGAGGCTGAATAGAAGAGCCCGTGTGCTGGTGGCTGAAGATGTACCTACCAACCAAATCATCGTACGCACCGAGCTAGAACGGTTTGGTTGCCGGGTTACTATCGCTAACAATGGTATTGAAGCTGTAGAGGCCGCGCGCAGGCACTCGTATGATATTATTTTCATGGATATTGCCATGCCAAGCATGGACGGCATTGAAGCGACTAAACGTATCATACAAATGCTGGGCAAAGAAACCGCACCTCCAATATATGCGCTAACTGCCCACGGCATGGATGAAGACCGGCAGGATTTCCAATCTGCAGGGATGGTTGATCTGGTGACAAAGCCTTTCAACAGAAAACAACTATATTACGCGATTGAAAACGCACTTGACCTATCCGGCGATACGGCAGAACCGATAACCGAGAATTTAGACCAAGAGAACGCTATTCCTTTCTTCGAACAGGAAAGACTTGGAAGTTTACTGGAAACGCTGGATGAGGAAAGTTGCGGTTTATTGATTGATCAGAGCCTTAAAGATTTGAGCAAAATTCTTGATGGTATGCGGGAAGGTCTTCAAAATCATGACCCGGATCATGTCGCTAAAATGGCTCACCAGCTCAAGAGCGTAAGCGGTACATTTGGCCTGCCGCGTATTCAGCATTTATCCGAACAGGCACAAGTTCACTGGAAAAATGAACTGGTAACAGAAACATTAAATACCGGCCGCACCATTTGTGAGACCTTGCCTAAAGGCCTTCAGATGATTGAAGATACCGGTAAATTATATAGATAG